The Actinoplanes sp. N902-109 genomic interval CGGACGACGTGGTCGCCCAGGAGCTGGGCTTCACCGCCCGGGCGCTGGCCGCGCTCCCGGCGCCGCGCCGCCCGTTCGCACCGGCGGTCGCGACGCCCGAGACCGCGCCGGTCCTCGACCGGCTCGTTGCCTCTCTGGGTCGGGTGGCCTGACCCGCTGCGGAAAGCTCAGGCGAGACCCACGGTGTCCAGGGTCCAGGCGAGGACGAACGCCTCTTCCTTCCACGAGTCGTAGCGCCCGCTCGGACCGCCGTGCCCGGCGCCCATCTCGGTCTTCAGCAGGTACGAACCATCGGGCGCGGTGGCCCGCAGCCGCGCGACCCACTTGGCCGGCTCGTGATACAGCACCCGGGTGTCGTTGATGCTGGTCACCGCCAGGATCTTCGGGTATCGCTGCTTCGTGACGTTCTCGTAGGGGCTGTACGACTTCAGGTACGCGTAGACGTCCGGGTTTTCCAGCGGATTGCCCCACTCCTCCCACTCGGTCACCGTCAGCGGCAGCGACGGGTCGAGGATCGAGGTCAGCGGGTCCACGAACGGCACCTGCGCCACGATGCCGGCGAAGGCGTCCGGAGCCAGGTTGGCGATCGCGCCCATCAGCAGGCCGCCCGCCGAACCGCCACGGGCCACGATCCGGTCGGCGCTGGTCCACGAGGACCGGGCCAGGGTGCGCGCACATGCGATGAAGTCGGTGAACGTGTTGCGCTTGGTGAGCATCTTGCCGTTCTCGTACCAGGCGCGGCCCATCTCACCGCCGCCGCGCACATGGGCGATGGCGTAGACCATGCCCCGGTCCAGCATCGAGAGCCGGGCCACCGAGAAGTACGGATCGATGCTGATCTCGTACGAGCCGTAGCCGTACAGCAGCAGCGGCGCCGAACCGTCCCGCGGCAGGTCCTTGCGCGCGACGATCGAGATCGGCACCTTGGTGCCGTCGTCGGCGATCGCCCACTCACGGAACTGCTCGTACTGCTGCGGGTCGTAACCACCGAGCACCGGCTTCTGCTTGCGCAGCTCCATCGCCCGGGAGATCAGGTCGACGTCGTACACCGAATCGGGCGTGACCATCGAGGTGTAGCTGATCCGCACGATGTTGGTGTCGTACTCGGGGTTGCCGCTGAGCCCGACGCTGTGCAGCGGCTCGGGGAACTCCATGTCGTAGCTGTCGGTGCTGCCGTCGGTCAGCACCCGCAGCCCGGTCAGGCCGTCCCGGCGCAGCGAGACGACGATGTGCCGCTGGAAGGCGTCGACGGACTCCAGCCGGGTGCCCGGGGAGTGCGGGATCAGCTCCACCCAGTCGCCGGGGTTGTCCACGGACGTGTACGCCAGCGCGAAGTCCTCGGCGTTCTCGTTGTGCAGGATCAGGAAGCGATGCCCGTGGTGCTCGATCGAATACTCGACGCCCTGCACCCGTTCGCGGATCACGGCGGGCTCGGCGGTGGGGTCCTCGGCCGCGATCACCCGTACCTCGGACGTGACCTTGCTGTTGGTGTCGATGACGATGAACTTCTCGCTGCGGGTGAGCTCGACACCCACCCAGAACCGCTCGTCGGGCTCCTCGAACACCACCACGTCGTCGGCCGCGGCCTGGCCGACGGTGTGCCGCCAGACCCGATAGGGCCGCCAGGCATCGTCGACCGTGATGTAGAACAGCGTCGAGCCGTCCGCGGACCACGCGCTGCCGTAGAACGTGTCCGGCACCTCGTCGGGCAGCGTCTCGCCGGTGACCAGATCCTTGACCCGCAGGACGAACCGCTCGTCGCCGTCGAAGTCGACCGAGTAGGCCAGCCGGTTGCCGTCCGGGGTGACGTCGAACGTGCCGAGCGCGAAGAAGTTCTTGCCCTCGGCCAGTTCGTTGCCGTCCAGCAGCACCTGCTCGCCGGGCAACGGGGTGCCGTCGCCGGTGGTCGGCGGGGTCACCTCCGCGGCCGCGGCGGGGACGCGGCACTGGATGCCGTACTGCTTGCCCTGCACCGTGCGGGTGTAATACCAGAAGGCGCCCTTGCGCTGCGGCACCGAGAGGTCGGTCTCCTGGGTGCGGCCCTTGATCTCCTCGAAGATCGTGGTCTGCAGCGGCTCCAGGTGGGCGGTGGCCCGCGCGGTCCACGCGTTCTCCGCCTCGAGATAGGCGATGACCTCCGGGTTCTCCTTGTCGGCGAGCCAGGAGAACTCATCCGTGACGGTGTCGCCGTGGAAGGTGCGCCCGGTGGGCACCTGGCGCACCGCGGGCGGTGTGGTGGGCATGTCAGTCGTCACGCTTGCCCACGTTACCGGGCGGCTGATGGGCGCGCGGTGCCGTACACTCTCCCCGGCGCATTCGAACATGTGTACGATGTGCAGAGTGGACGCACCACAGCGGGGGAGGGGCCATGGATTCGCAGCGACCGCGCCTTCCCGCGCGTGAGCCGGTGCTCCGGGCCCTGATCGACATCTGCGGCCCGGATTTCGCCCGGCCGGCCCGCCTGGCCGACACCGTGACCGGTCGCCGGGCCAGCTTCGTCGCCGCACCGGCCACTGCCCGCGCCGTGGCCGACACCATGCGCCTCGCCGCCGAGCGGGGTCTGGCTGTCGTCCCGCGTGGCTCCGGTTCCAAGCTCGACTGGGGCAAACCGCCACCCGGGGTCGACCTGATCCTCGACACCGCCCGGCTCGACGGCATCTGGCACCACGACGTCGCCGCCGGCACGGCCGAGATCGCCACCGGCACCGGCATCCGGGCCATCCAGGCGGCGCTCGCCCTGCGCGGCCAGCGGATCGCCATCGACCCGCCGTCGGCCGCGGCCACCCTCGGCGGCGTGCTCGCCTGCAACGAGGCGGGCCCGCTGCGCCACCGGTTCGGCACCCCCGCCGCCCAGGTGCACAAGGTGACCTATGTGACGCCTGCCGGCGAGGTGGCGGAGTCCGACGGCGAGCACGGCGCCCCCGGCATCGCCGAGATCACCGGCGTGCTCATCGCCGCGACGGTGCACCTCGAGCCGCTGCCGCAGACCCGTCGCTGGGTGACCGTGCCGGTGGCAGCCCCCCGGGACGTGCCGGCCATGCTGGATGCCGCCCGGGATTTCCAGCCCAGCGCGATCGAGATCGACCTGCCCACACCCGCCGGTGAGCGCGTGCCGGGCACGCTGGCGGTGCTCCTCGAGGGCGAGCCGACCGGCACCGTCCAGCGGGCAAAGAGCCTGGCCGCGGCGTGGGGTGCCACGGCGGTGATGTCCTCGACCGCACCACGCTGGTGGGGCCGCTACCCGTTCGAGGCGGGCGACATCGCGCTGCGCATCACCGTGCCGATGGGCGAGTTGCAGGCCGCGTTCTACGCCCTGTCCGACGCGACCGGCCTGCCGGTGCCGATCCGGGGTTCGGCCGGCCGGGGCGCCATGCACGCGATGCTGCCGGGCACGATGACCCCCCACCGCGTCGAGGGCATCCTGGACGCGGTCCGAGGCGTCCTGCTGGCGCGCGACGGCCGCTGCGTCGCCATCTCGGCACCCCCGGCCACCGCCGGTCGCATCGACATGGCCGAGCCCCGCGACCTGTTCTGAGCAGGGCGGCGCCGACGTGGTCGCCGGCTTGGCGGCTGCGATCGCACTGATCGCGTGCGGCCGGGGTGCTGCTCGTGGATCGGCCTGACCTGGTCGGGGCCGGCTCGGCGGGACGTGGTCGGCAGTCCGCTCGGCGGACGTGGTCGGCGGTCGGCTTGGCGGACGTGGTCGGCGGCCGGCCCCGCCCGGCCCTCCCGGTGCGGATTCGCGGCGGTGTGGGCCTGTTTCGTGCGGTGAGTGGTGGCTGAGGCCGCTGGTGTTGCGCCGTCTTTTGCGGCGGTGCGGACTGCTTCGCGCGGCGAGTGGTGGCTGAGGCTGCCGGTGTTGCGCCGTCTTCTGCGGCGGTGTGGGCCTGGTTTCGCGCGGTGAGTGGTGGCTGAGGCCGCTGGTGCTGCGCCGTCTTCTGTGGCGCCACGACGATTAAGCGGAGGCAGCGGATCGGAGTGCGCGGTGACGCGGCCCCAACGGATCGGTGGGCGCTGATGCGGCCCCGACGGGTTGGTGGGCGCTGGCGCGGCCCCGACGGGTTGGTGGGCGCTGGCGCGACCCCGACGGATCGGTAGGCGCTGGCGCGGCCCCGACAGGTTGGTAGGCGCTGGCGCGGCCCCGACAGGTTGGTGGGGGCGCTGGCGCGGCCCCGACGGGTTGGTGGGGGCGCTGGCGCGGCCCCGACGGATCGGTAGGTGCTGACGCCGCCCCGACAGGTTGGGGGCCGGTGACGCGGCCCCGATGGATCGGTGGGCGGTGACGCGGGCCTGGCGGGTCGGTGCCCGGGGATGGTGGGTCGGTGGGCGGGGATGCGGGCGTGGCGGATATGAGCGACCGCGGCGCGTCGGGGAAGGCCTGCTGATCAGTCGTTGACGATCAGGTGCAGGGCGTCCCGCAGGCGTTGCTGATCGGCGGCGCTGAGCGGGGCCAGCAGTTGCTGCTCGGCCGCATCGCTGGCCTGGGTGGCGCGCAGCAGGGTGTCCTTGCCGTGTTCGGTCAGCTCGACGATGTTGCGGCGCCGGTCGTGCGCGTGTGGGTGCCGGCTGAGCAGGCCTTTGCGCTCCAGCGTGTCGAGCATGGCGACCATTGTCGTGCGGTCGACGCCCAGCCGCTGGGCCACCTGGTGCTGGGACGGCGGCTCGTCGCTCGCGACCACGATCAGCACGCCCAGCTCGCGCCCGTCGACGTCGAACGGCGCCAGGGCCTCCCGGTGCAGTTCCTCCAGGCGCAGGGCGGCGTGCTTGAACAGATACCCCAGGCGCGCACTCAACGTAGACATGCCTCCATTCTAGAGCTACGCTGATTGTCAGCAACACTGACGATCAGCCAAAGCAATGAATGGGGAAACTGATGATTCTGGTGACCGGAGGACTTGGGTTCATCGGCAGCCACACCGTGCAGGCGCTGCTCGATGCGGGCGAGGACTGCGTGCTCGTGCAGCGGCGGGCGGGTGCGGCGCCGGTCGGCCGCTTCAGCCGGGCGGTGCAGGTCGAGCAGGGTGACGTGGCCGATCCGGCGACCCTGCACAGCATCGGCAAGCGGCACCGCATCACCGGGATCGTGCACCTCGCGGGCTCGATGCCGTGGCCGGCCGGCGACGACGCCCCGATCGAGGCCGCGCGCCGGGCGCTCGGCGGGCTGTTCAACATCCTGCAGGCCGCCGAGGACTGGGGTGTGCGGCGGGTGGGCATCGCGAGCACGATCGGCGTCTACGCCGGCGCGCCGGCCGAGGGGGCGCTCACCGAGGATCTGCCGTTGCCCATGGCGTCGTTCCACGTGATCCCGACGTTCAAGAAGATCGGTGAGTTGCTCAACGCGCACCTGGCCACGGTGACCGGTCTGGACATCGTCAACTACCGGATCTCCGGCACGTGGGGGCCGCTCGGGCACGCCGATCCGTTCTTCCCGGCGCCCGAGCTGATCCATGCCGCCGCGGCGGGCCGGCCCGCCGATCTGTCCGGCCTGGCCCACCAGCCGCACCTCGAAGACGCGCTCGACCTCTGCTACGTCAAGGACACCGGCCGGGCGATGGCGCTGCTGCAGATCGCCGACAAGCTGAACCACCGGACGTACAACGTCGCCTCCGGCCGCGCCACCAGCAACGCGGAGGTCATCGCCGCGATCAAGAAGGTGGTGCCGGATGCGCGGATCGACCTGCCTGCGGGCGGCAGCGGGCAGAGCAATCACCTCGACATCACGCGGCTGCACGAGGACACGGGATATCGGCCCGAGTACGACACCGAGCGCGCCGCCGCGGACTACCTCGCCTGGCTACGAGCGGGCAACGAGCGCTGACGCGCCGGGGTGGGCCAGCGCGTCGGCGGCCAGGTGGCGGCCGAGGGTGGCGAGGTTGCCGACCGCATAGGTGAGATAGGCGAACTGGCCCATCTGGGTGACGTGGGTCAGGGCCAGTTGCTGGGCCGAGAGCCGGCGCGGGAGCAGCGGGGTGCCCGAGCCCAGCAGGACCGGGGCGACCGCCAGGATGATCTCGTCGAGCAGGCCCGCGTCGGCGAACTCGGCCACCAGGTCGCCGCCGCCGGCCAGCCAGACGTTGCGGCCCTGGGCGGCCACCGTCATGGCGTGGTGGACCCGGCGGACGTCCCCGCTGACCATGAAGATGTTGGCGTCCGGCACGAGGGGCAGCTCGCGGTGGGTGAAGACCCAGCAGGGCACGTCGCCGTACATCTCGTGCCAGTTCTCCGGCTCCTCGATGACGTTGTCGTTGCGGAGCACCCATTCGTAGGTGGTCGCGCCCATGGCGAACGCGCCAACGTTCGAGAAGAAGGCGCCGAAGGGGTTGTCCGTGCCCTCGTCCACCTCGAACAACCATTCGAGCGAGTTGTCGGAGTCCGCGGTGTACCCGTCGACGCTGGTCGCCGTGTAGTACTGAGTCATCGCCACGAGAAACACCATGCCAGAACCGGACCGGCAAAAAGGTCGGATCGGTCAGGTGAGCTCGTATGTCAGGTACGCGAACCGGCCGACCTGCCGCAGGCCGGCCAGCCGGAGCCGGGCCGAGGTCAGCCGCCGGGGCAGCAGCGGAGCCCCGGCGCCGAGCGTCACCGGTGCCACCCCGAGGATCAGCTCGTCGAGCAGCCCGGCGTCGGCGAAGGCGCCGGCCAGGTCGCCGCCGCCGACGACCCACAGGTTCTTCCCGCCGGCCGCCGCGGTCATCGCCTCGTGGACCGGGCGGACGTCACCCTCGACGAAGGTCAGGTCGGCCCCGGGGATCGGTGGCAGCGACCGGTGCGTGAACACCCAGGCCGGGGTGTCGCCGTAGTAGTTCTTCCACTTCAGCGGCTCACCCAGCAGGTCCTCGTGCTCGAGCACCCATTCGTAGGTGGTCGCGCCCATCGCGAACGCCCCGACACCGGCGAAGAAGCTCGCGAACGGGTTCTCGTCCGAGCTGTCGTCGTCCGCCTCGAAGAGCCAGTCCAGCGAGTTGTCCTGGTCGGCGATGAAGCCGTCGATGCTGGTCGCGGTGTAGTACTGCGTCTTGGGCACGGGAAGGCACCACCTTACGCGTCGTTGCGGAGCACCAGGATGGCGATGTCGTCGCGCGGTTCCTCGACGGAGAAGTTGATCGTCGTGGAACGCAGCCGGGCCGCCATCACGTCGGCCGGATAGCCGGCGAGCGGTGCGGCGGCCTCGCGCAGCCGGGCGGTGCCGAACAGCTCGCGGCCACGGCGGCGCTCGGTGATGCCGTCGGTGTAGAAGATCAGCGAGTCGCCGGGGTTCAGCGTCACCATCGCGTCGGGGGAGGAGATTGTCTCGAGCAGGCCCAGCGCCGTGCCGCCCTCGCCGACGAACGACGTCTTGCCGTCCGCGCGGACCAGCACCGCCCGGTCGTGCCCGGCCAGGTGCAGGCAGACGTCGAGGTCGGTGCCGTTGCGCTGCACCGAGGCCATGGCCAGGGTGCAGTAACGCCCACCGCCCCGCT includes:
- a CDS encoding S9 family peptidase, encoding MTTDMPTTPPAVRQVPTGRTFHGDTVTDEFSWLADKENPEVIAYLEAENAWTARATAHLEPLQTTIFEEIKGRTQETDLSVPQRKGAFWYYTRTVQGKQYGIQCRVPAAAAEVTPPTTGDGTPLPGEQVLLDGNELAEGKNFFALGTFDVTPDGNRLAYSVDFDGDERFVLRVKDLVTGETLPDEVPDTFYGSAWSADGSTLFYITVDDAWRPYRVWRHTVGQAAADDVVVFEEPDERFWVGVELTRSEKFIVIDTNSKVTSEVRVIAAEDPTAEPAVIRERVQGVEYSIEHHGHRFLILHNENAEDFALAYTSVDNPGDWVELIPHSPGTRLESVDAFQRHIVVSLRRDGLTGLRVLTDGSTDSYDMEFPEPLHSVGLSGNPEYDTNIVRISYTSMVTPDSVYDVDLISRAMELRKQKPVLGGYDPQQYEQFREWAIADDGTKVPISIVARKDLPRDGSAPLLLYGYGSYEISIDPYFSVARLSMLDRGMVYAIAHVRGGGEMGRAWYENGKMLTKRNTFTDFIACARTLARSSWTSADRIVARGGSAGGLLMGAIANLAPDAFAGIVAQVPFVDPLTSILDPSLPLTVTEWEEWGNPLENPDVYAYLKSYSPYENVTKQRYPKILAVTSINDTRVLYHEPAKWVARLRATAPDGSYLLKTEMGAGHGGPSGRYDSWKEEAFVLAWTLDTVGLA
- a CDS encoding FAD-binding oxidoreductase yields the protein MDSQRPRLPAREPVLRALIDICGPDFARPARLADTVTGRRASFVAAPATARAVADTMRLAAERGLAVVPRGSGSKLDWGKPPPGVDLILDTARLDGIWHHDVAAGTAEIATGTGIRAIQAALALRGQRIAIDPPSAAATLGGVLACNEAGPLRHRFGTPAAQVHKVTYVTPAGEVAESDGEHGAPGIAEITGVLIAATVHLEPLPQTRRWVTVPVAAPRDVPAMLDAARDFQPSAIEIDLPTPAGERVPGTLAVLLEGEPTGTVQRAKSLAAAWGATAVMSSTAPRWWGRYPFEAGDIALRITVPMGELQAAFYALSDATGLPVPIRGSAGRGAMHAMLPGTMTPHRVEGILDAVRGVLLARDGRCVAISAPPATAGRIDMAEPRDLF
- a CDS encoding MarR family winged helix-turn-helix transcriptional regulator codes for the protein MSTLSARLGYLFKHAALRLEELHREALAPFDVDGRELGVLIVVASDEPPSQHQVAQRLGVDRTTMVAMLDTLERKGLLSRHPHAHDRRRNIVELTEHGKDTLLRATQASDAAEQQLLAPLSAADQQRLRDALHLIVND
- a CDS encoding NAD(P)-dependent oxidoreductase, producing MILVTGGLGFIGSHTVQALLDAGEDCVLVQRRAGAAPVGRFSRAVQVEQGDVADPATLHSIGKRHRITGIVHLAGSMPWPAGDDAPIEAARRALGGLFNILQAAEDWGVRRVGIASTIGVYAGAPAEGALTEDLPLPMASFHVIPTFKKIGELLNAHLATVTGLDIVNYRISGTWGPLGHADPFFPAPELIHAAAAGRPADLSGLAHQPHLEDALDLCYVKDTGRAMALLQIADKLNHRTYNVASGRATSNAEVIAAIKKVVPDARIDLPAGGSGQSNHLDITRLHEDTGYRPEYDTERAAADYLAWLRAGNER
- a CDS encoding dihydrofolate reductase family protein codes for the protein MVFLVAMTQYYTATSVDGYTADSDNSLEWLFEVDEGTDNPFGAFFSNVGAFAMGATTYEWVLRNDNVIEEPENWHEMYGDVPCWVFTHRELPLVPDANIFMVSGDVRRVHHAMTVAAQGRNVWLAGGGDLVAEFADAGLLDEIILAVAPVLLGSGTPLLPRRLSAQQLALTHVTQMGQFAYLTYAVGNLATLGRHLAADALAHPGASALVARS
- a CDS encoding dihydrofolate reductase family protein, which gives rise to MPKTQYYTATSIDGFIADQDNSLDWLFEADDDSSDENPFASFFAGVGAFAMGATTYEWVLEHEDLLGEPLKWKNYYGDTPAWVFTHRSLPPIPGADLTFVEGDVRPVHEAMTAAAGGKNLWVVGGGDLAGAFADAGLLDELILGVAPVTLGAGAPLLPRRLTSARLRLAGLRQVGRFAYLTYELT